AGGGCCCAGCGTGCCGCACCGCTCTGCTGAGCAGCCCAAAGGCCGACAGCCAGCATCGCCAGCAAGTGGTCGAGGCCGAACAGTGGATGCGTAAGCCCTGCCAGCAGCCCGGCGTGTTGTTCATGGCCAGGATGGGCAAAGGCCAACGCCGGGCTGAGTAAGAGGGTAAGGCCGAGAAGGGATGTGCTGCGTTTCATGGGGTAGTTCCTTGTGGAGGCGGTATGGGGCATCAGGCGGCAGTCAACATGCCGTGGCGTTCGATAAAGGTGATGATTTCGTCCAGGCCTTGGCCGACCTTTTGATTGCTGAAAACAAACGGTTTGTCGCCACGCATTTTCAGGGTGTCGCGCTGCATGACTTCCAGTGAGGCGCCGACAATGGGGGCGAGGTCGACCTTGTTGATAACCAGCAGGTCGGATTTGCAAATGCCCGGCCCGCCTTTACGTGGCAGCTTGTCCCCGGCTGACACGTCGATCACATAAATAGTCAGGTCGGACAGTTCCGGGCTGAAGGTGGCGGAAAGGTTGTCACCACCGGACTCGACGATGATCAGATCCAGCCCCGGAAAGCGGCGGTTGAGCTGGTCGACTGCTTCCAGGTTGATCGAAGCATCTTCGCGGATGGCTGTGTGCGGGCAACCGCCGGTTTCCACGCCAATAATGCGTTCCGGGGCGAGGGCTTCGTTGCGCACCAGAAACTGGGCATCTTCCTGGGTATAAATGTCGTTGGTGACCACGGCCAGGTTATAGCGGTCACGCAGGGCCAAGCACAGGGCCAGGGTCAGGGCGGTTTTACCTGAGCCGACTGGACCACCGATGCCGACGCGTAGAGGTTGGCTGTTCATGTGGGGTGTCTTCCTTATATCAAGAGCGGAATAGGCGACTGTATTGGCGTTCGTGCGCCATGCTGGTCAGGGCCAGGCCGAAGGCGGCGCTACCCCAGTGTGCTTCAGGTAGTGCGCTGGCCTGCTGGCGGGCCTGATCAAGCAGGGGAATCAGTTGTGAGGTCAGAACCTGAGCGGCCTGCTGACCCAGCGGCAGGGTTTTCATCAGCACTGCCAGCTGGTTTTCCAGCCAGCCCCATAGCCAGGCCGCCAAGGCGTTTTGCGGGCTGATCTGCCACGCGCGGGCCGCCAGAGCCCATGCCACGGCTTGGCCCGGTTGCGGGAGTGCGGCAAATACAGTGCGGGCGGCTTCATCCAGCTCGGGCAAACCGCGCAGAAGTTGCTCCAGTGAGTAGCCGATCTGCCGGCTTTCCAGATGCAGTTCACGGGTTTCTCGGCTGGCCCGGTGTTGTTCGGCCAGTTGTAGTAAGCGTGGCCAGTTTTGCTCAGCAGCAGCTTGGCAGTGAGCCAGCAGCAGGGGCGCTTCAAAGCG
The Pseudomonas mendocina DNA segment above includes these coding regions:
- the ureG gene encoding urease accessory protein UreG, which encodes MNSQPLRVGIGGPVGSGKTALTLALCLALRDRYNLAVVTNDIYTQEDAQFLVRNEALAPERIIGVETGGCPHTAIREDASINLEAVDQLNRRFPGLDLIIVESGGDNLSATFSPELSDLTIYVIDVSAGDKLPRKGGPGICKSDLLVINKVDLAPIVGASLEVMQRDTLKMRGDKPFVFSNQKVGQGLDEIITFIERHGMLTAA
- a CDS encoding urease accessory UreF family protein; its protein translation is MHSAWQLLRLSSPQLPIGGYSYSQGLEMAVDNGQVKDTDSARRWISDQLLLNLARFEAPLLLAHCQAAAEQNWPRLLQLAEQHRASRETRELHLESRQIGYSLEQLLRGLPELDEAARTVFAALPQPGQAVAWALAARAWQISPQNALAAWLWGWLENQLAVLMKTLPLGQQAAQVLTSQLIPLLDQARQQASALPEAHWGSAAFGLALTSMAHERQYSRLFRS